Within the Stenotrophomonas sp. 610A2 genome, the region AACCAGCGGTCACGCGGTGCCTGCATGTCGACCGCACCACCGGTGTGGCGCACGACCAGCACGGTTTCCACGGTATTGGTGCCGGGCAGCTTCAGTGCGGCATCGACATTGGCCTTCAGTGGCACCTTCTTGCCACCACGCAGGCCTTCATCGGCGGTGATGATCAGCTTGCTGGCGCAGTCGCCGACGCGGTCGGCGATGGAGTTGGCGGCAAAGCCACCGAACACCACCGAGTGGATGGCACCGACGCGGGCACATGCCAGCATCGCCACCGCAGCGTCGACGATCATCGGCAGGTAGATGGTGACGCGGTCACCCTTCTTGATGCCGAGGCTGCGCAGCGCATTGCCGAGGCGGCAGACGCGCTGGTGCAGTTCACGGTAGGTGACCTTCTGTGCCGGGCTGTCCGGGCCATCGGCCTCGAACAGGATGGCGGTTTTGTCACCGCGCGTGGCCAGCTGCCGGTCAAGGCAGTTGACGCTGACATTGAGTTCGCCGTCCTCGAACCACTTGATGCGGAAATCGTCGAGCTGGTAGCTGACGTTCTTGATCTTGGTCGGCTTCTTGTACCAGTCCAGCCGCTCGGCCGCCTTGGCCCAGAACGCATCGGGGTTCTCGACCGATTCGCGGTACAGCTGCTGGTACGTGTTCTTGTCGATCCGTGCCTTCTCGGCGAATGCGGAGTCAACGGGATATACATCAGTCATGGCAACCCTCACCTTTGCACTTGTAACCAATGAATGAGCCATGTCGTGGGACAGGGCCGGACACCCCAAGTGTGCCGCATCCACCCCACCGCGCGCTGGATCTTCTGTTAGACGATGGTCGAACAGACGCTTGCTTACGACTAATGGCGAATAGCGGGCCGACGCCATGCCCGCGCACGCTGGCTGCGACCGTGCAACCGGCGCGGACCGTTCATCAGCCTGGAGAGAGGCAGTCCCAATGAATCGAAACATCCTGAAAACGGCCCGCCGGCCACTCGCCGCAGCCCTGTTCGTCGCGCTGGTCGCGCCGGGCATGGCCTTCGCCGAGACCGCGAAAGAGAAGGCGCTGGAAGCACGCGTCGCCGACCTTGAGCGGCAGGTGCAGCTGCTGCTGTCCACCCAGCAGCAACAGCAGGGCGCCATCGCCCAGACCCAGAGCGAGGTGGTGCAGGTGCGCAGCGCGCAGGCCGAGCGCGCCGCCACACCCGCCGTGCCGGCCGGCAAGCAGCCGATTCAGCTGACCACCATCACCCCGGGCGCAGCGCCTGGCACCACCTTCAAGGTAGGCGGCTTCATCAAGGCCGACTTCCTGGCCACGCGTACCGGCGACGGCCAGCTCGCCGACGACGCCACCGGCCGCGCGCTGTACCTGCCGGGCCAGACCCCCGTGCATGGCGCTGGTGGCTCGGGCAAGGCCTCGGACGTGGATTACAACGCCCATGCCAAGTTCTCGCGCTTCAACCTGGGCGTGGACAATGTGGCCGAGAACGGCGACAAGGCCGGTGCGTTCCTGGAGATGGATTTCTTCGGCAACTCGCTGGGCAACCAGACCGCGACCAACACTTACGGCGTCACCGTCCGCCACGCCTACATGTACTGGAACAAGTGGTTGGCCGGCCAGACCTGGTCCAACTTCATGGACGCGGCATCGATCCCGGAAGCGGCTGACTTCGTCGGCCCCACCGATGGCGTGGTGTTCGTGCGCCAGGCACAGATCCGTTACACCAACGGCGGCCTGAGTGTCGCCCTGGAAAACCCGGAAACCACCTCGCTCACCGGCACCTTCAACCCGGTCACCAACAAGTGGAACGTGCCGGCGGTTGCCAACTCCGACCGTGGCGCGCTGCC harbors:
- a CDS encoding DcaP family trimeric outer membrane transporter encodes the protein MNRNILKTARRPLAAALFVALVAPGMAFAETAKEKALEARVADLERQVQLLLSTQQQQQGAIAQTQSEVVQVRSAQAERAATPAVPAGKQPIQLTTITPGAAPGTTFKVGGFIKADFLATRTGDGQLADDATGRALYLPGQTPVHGAGGSGKASDVDYNAHAKFSRFNLGVDNVAENGDKAGAFLEMDFFGNSLGNQTATNTYGVTVRHAYMYWNKWLAGQTWSNFMDAASIPEAADFVGPTDGVVFVRQAQIRYTNGGLSVALENPETTSLTGTFNPVTNKWNVPAVANSDRGALPDLTVRYGWKGDWGTFGVAGLVRQLKLDNQATGADASKVAGGITLGGKWLMGDADTLHYQLTGGEGISRYIGLGITADSGYDAIRDEIDPTGVVAGYVGWRHAFTPKLRTNLIYARSDYDNNASITGDLVTKSVQSIRGNIFYTPMPKVDVGAELMYGVREIENGKKGDISRLQFTTKYSF